The Glycine max cultivar Williams 82 chromosome 12, Glycine_max_v4.0, whole genome shotgun sequence genome window below encodes:
- the LOC100797825 gene encoding uncharacterized protein: MGRGRGKGKKLTISNEEDPISGEDEKVPKQKRRGRPQKLFKDDFDEEEIEEILEEDACGGDNVKNVVSSKEMKNLNTTKHGRKRKRNLQEKIEPIDEKINVVVNGSNTDELTKCNGFRHNGSRRKSKPRRAAEAGVQCKQDYA, from the coding sequence ATGGGTAGAGGAAGAGGAAAGGGTAAAAAGTTAACTATTAGCAATGAGGAGGATCCAATAAGTGGTGAAGATGAAAAGGTTCctaagcaaaaaagaagagggaGGCCACAAAAACTGTTTAAGGATGACTTTGATGAAGAAGAAATTGAGGAAATATTAGAAGAGGATGCCTGTGGTGGTGACAACGTTAAGAATGTAGTGTCTAGCAAAGAGATGAAAAATTTGAATACTAcaaaacatgggagaaaaagaaaacgaaATTTACAGGAGAAAATAGAACCAATTGATGAGAAAATTAATGTTGTTGTAAACGGATCAAATACTGATGAGTTGACAAAGTGTAATGGTTTTCGGCATAATGGAAGCAGGCGTAAAAGCAAACCTCGTCGAGCTGCAGAAGCCGGTGTGCAGTGTAAGCAAGACTATGCTTGA